Within the Miscanthus floridulus cultivar M001 chromosome 17, ASM1932011v1, whole genome shotgun sequence genome, the region AACTTAtacaatttattttattattaaaaTACTTCCCTATGATACCGATGTGACACTGATGGCTCCCTGAAAACCATTGGGCTCCTTTTCCGGTCGTTTACCTGCCGAGAAGAGTCGGTGAGTACTCAGTACAGTAGCCGCCTACCATTTGCAACAGCAGCCAAACAGTGCAGGCGCAACTGGCGTCCACACGTTATTGCAGCCGCAGAAAAAAATAATTGGTGTCGCTAGATGTAGACCACAAAATCCTCCACTATCCCTAATATCCAAAATCACCCCAGCCGCCGAAACGAGGGGGAAAAAGAGGACCGAATAAACAATCCACCGGTCTCCTACCTCCGCGGTAGCACCAGTCCGCAAATCACCCCGCCGATCGCCAGCCATGGACCGACAGCAGGCGGAGGAGGGCGGGAGCGGTAGGGCGCGCGTCAAGACGACGCTGGCCGAGGCGGCGTCGCCGCTGTCCGCTCTGGCGGACGACGTGCTGCTACAGATCCTGGGACGGCTGGAGGCGGACCCGCGGGACTGGGCGCGGGCCTCCTGCGCGTCCCCGCGCCTCGCCGCGCTGCTCAGGACGGCCTGCCTCCCGCCACGGCTGTCGCGGACGCTCCCCACCGAGCTCCTCCCCGCGCCGCCCCCGGACGGGGCGCCCGCGGCCTGGGCGGCGCTCCACAAGCTCTCCGTCTGCTGCCCGGGGCTCCTCCGCGCCGGGGTGCTCCTCGAGCCCACCGACGATTTCGGGCTCGAGCTCGACATCGGGCCAGACATCCCCATCTGCGCTGGCCCCACCGACGCCGCCTCCGTCGAGGGGTTCGAGGCCACGGCCACCTCCCGCGACCGCGGGGGCGACGTCGTCGTCGCCGCGGCCGGGAGCGCGCCCGGCGCCGGCGAATCTGCCAACGCCGCCTCGTGGTCGCTCTACGACGACCTGTACCTCGACGCGGCATACGACTGCTCGTCCGAGCCGCAGATCCCGCCTGCCGCTGCGGCTGCGGAACCCGCCCCGCCCCCGCCCGTGGCGGCGATCCGCGACGTGGACGAAGCAACGACCACACATGCTGCCTCATGCGGCGTCGCCCGGCGCGGCGTGGTGGCCGGGAGCCGACGGCATCCGCGGCGGTGGCTGGG harbors:
- the LOC136516925 gene encoding phytochrome A-associated F-box protein-like: MDRQQAEEGGSGRARVKTTLAEAASPLSALADDVLLQILGRLEADPRDWARASCASPRLAALLRTACLPPRLSRTLPTELLPAPPPDGAPAAWAALHKLSVCCPGLLRAGVLLEPTDDFGLELDIGPDIPICAGPTDAASVEGFEATATSRDRGGDVVVAAAGSAPGAGESANAASWSLYDDLYLDAAYDCSSEPQIPPAAAAAEPAPPPPVAAIRDVDEATTTHAASCGVARRGVVAGSRRHPRRWLGTVGAHLASGSWTLSREQGNKLLASRFRGDRLYLCDWPGCVHAEERRKYMVFRGVFHNFARSQVRRALRDTRRPTVAVECAFCGCKEAWDLYSAFCLRGFYGYHDDGEPVVRAYVCENGHVAGAWTERPLYS